A part of Silvimonas soli genomic DNA contains:
- a CDS encoding peptidylprolyl isomerase, producing MFDLVQKNKTVVQVVLGLVSLGLVVGFGLSGYSAMEGGPSWLAKVGGKSITEQDIAEATRGQVISDDMKPMVLQELIRKQLLLNEAHDLRLSPSTQQLQKAIAAIPAFQDNGQFSPQRYQELLGAQQISPTKFEGQMRDDLATRQLLSAFMQSGMTSSVTLERLAKLMGEKREVSSAVLKPEAYLSQVTVSDAEVKQYYDQHQADLKAPEMVRVEYVALSKDQLAQQQVVSDEEIQKYFDAHKNDLAKEERQAAHILIAVPKGASAADKQAAKAKAEDILKQVKANPARFAELAKADSQDPGSKDNGGDLGWFARGAMVKPFEDTVFKLQKDQVSDLVETDFGYHIIKLEGVRTKTLADLKSEIADKLKSEKGTAGYQAQADKFNELVYQQADSLKPAADQFKLQVQQSGWITRKGTQDPLLNNPKLEDAIFGDDVLKKKHNSEAIEVVPGTLVSARVIEHKDAQIPPLPTVAPDIQARLKHDKAVKLAAADGAKKLAALQKGETVDVAWDAQPKEMSRIAEPGVATDRLHAIFAAPADKLPAFVGGDDAALGGYVLYKVGKVIPAPTLTPEMRQQIEQNLGQMYGQAELTNYFGSLQKKAKIELRAPAKAQQ from the coding sequence ATGTTTGATCTGGTACAAAAGAATAAAACCGTCGTCCAGGTTGTACTGGGTCTGGTTTCGCTGGGTTTGGTAGTCGGATTTGGTCTTTCAGGTTACTCGGCGATGGAAGGCGGCCCTAGCTGGCTGGCCAAAGTCGGCGGAAAGTCGATTACCGAGCAAGATATAGCGGAAGCTACCCGCGGCCAGGTGATCTCTGACGATATGAAGCCGATGGTTCTGCAAGAACTGATCCGCAAGCAATTGTTGCTTAACGAAGCACACGATCTGCGTCTGTCGCCCTCGACCCAACAATTGCAGAAAGCCATTGCCGCGATCCCGGCTTTCCAGGATAACGGGCAGTTCAGCCCGCAGCGTTACCAGGAACTACTGGGAGCGCAACAAATCTCCCCGACAAAGTTTGAAGGTCAGATGCGTGACGACCTGGCAACGCGCCAGCTGTTGTCGGCATTCATGCAAAGTGGCATGACTTCATCCGTTACGCTGGAACGCCTGGCCAAGCTGATGGGCGAAAAGCGTGAAGTTTCGTCTGCAGTGCTCAAGCCTGAAGCGTATCTGAGCCAGGTCACTGTCAGCGACGCTGAGGTCAAACAGTATTACGACCAGCATCAGGCTGATCTCAAGGCGCCAGAAATGGTGCGAGTGGAATACGTTGCGCTGTCCAAAGACCAACTGGCCCAGCAGCAAGTTGTCTCGGATGAAGAAATCCAGAAGTATTTCGACGCCCATAAAAACGATCTGGCCAAGGAGGAGCGCCAAGCTGCGCACATTCTGATTGCCGTGCCTAAGGGCGCATCTGCAGCAGACAAGCAAGCTGCCAAAGCCAAGGCCGAAGACATCCTCAAGCAGGTCAAAGCCAACCCGGCGCGTTTTGCCGAACTGGCCAAGGCCGACTCGCAAGATCCGGGCTCCAAGGATAACGGTGGCGATTTGGGCTGGTTTGCCCGTGGCGCCATGGTCAAGCCGTTTGAAGACACCGTATTCAAGCTGCAGAAAGACCAGGTCAGCGATCTGGTGGAGACGGACTTCGGTTACCACATCATCAAGCTCGAAGGCGTGCGCACCAAGACGCTGGCTGATCTGAAGTCCGAAATCGCTGACAAGCTCAAGTCAGAGAAGGGCACCGCAGGTTATCAGGCGCAGGCAGACAAGTTCAATGAACTGGTTTACCAGCAAGCTGATAGCCTGAAGCCGGCTGCGGACCAATTCAAGTTGCAGGTACAGCAAAGTGGCTGGATTACCCGCAAGGGTACGCAAGACCCGCTGCTGAATAATCCAAAGCTCGAAGACGCAATCTTTGGTGATGACGTGCTCAAGAAAAAGCACAATTCCGAAGCCATTGAAGTAGTGCCAGGCACACTGGTTTCGGCACGCGTGATCGAACATAAAGATGCGCAGATTCCGCCACTGCCAACGGTCGCACCAGACATCCAGGCTCGTCTGAAGCATGACAAAGCAGTCAAACTGGCCGCTGCTGATGGCGCCAAGAAGCTGGCTGCGCTGCAAAAGGGCGAGACTGTCGATGTGGCTTGGGATGCACAACCCAAAGAAATGTCGCGGATCGCTGAACCTGGCGTAGCAACCGACCGGTTGCATGCAATTTTCGCCGCTCCGGCCGACAAACTGCCAGCCTTTGTTGGTGGGGATGACGCGGCGCTGGGTGGTTATGTGCTGTACAAGGTTGGGAAGGTGATTCCGGCTCCGACATTGACTCCAGAAATGCGTCAGCAAATTGAGCAAAATCTGGGGCAAATGTACGGGCAGGCTGAATTGACCAACTACTTTGGCAGTTTGCAGAAAAAGGCCAAGATCGAATTGCGTGCACCTGCTAAAGCACAGCAATAA
- a CDS encoding enoyl-CoA hydratase-related protein, with the protein MSDSIRLEMDQAGIATITLSRPESRNPVDEVFVAEMTASLAALAQNLHLRALILRAEGEIFCSGNDLRWLAHTNNEEQHDNFEQALRLARMMQSLDRFPAPVIAAVEGPAIGVGVGIAACCDLVVATQDSWFCMPETRLGLVPAIIGPYIVAKIGTSAARRYFLTGERFSTAAAWRYGLVHEEVATSALASEQVSTWIDHLLLNGPHAVASAKRLIATVAYRPIDDSLLSDSAHRIAHMRTREEAREGIAALGENRAPNWVPNVD; encoded by the coding sequence ATGAGCGACTCCATCCGGTTGGAAATGGATCAGGCAGGGATTGCCACAATCACCTTATCCCGCCCGGAAAGCCGCAATCCGGTTGATGAGGTCTTTGTCGCCGAAATGACGGCATCACTCGCAGCACTGGCGCAAAACCTGCATTTGCGTGCACTGATCTTGCGGGCCGAGGGTGAAATATTCTGTTCGGGCAACGATTTGCGCTGGTTAGCCCATACCAATAACGAAGAGCAACACGACAATTTCGAACAGGCGCTGCGTCTGGCACGCATGATGCAGTCGCTGGACCGCTTCCCTGCCCCGGTTATTGCTGCGGTGGAAGGCCCTGCCATAGGCGTTGGCGTCGGCATCGCCGCTTGTTGTGATCTGGTGGTGGCCACACAAGACAGCTGGTTCTGTATGCCCGAAACGCGACTAGGGCTGGTTCCGGCAATTATCGGGCCGTATATCGTTGCCAAAATTGGGACTAGTGCCGCCAGGCGTTATTTTCTTACGGGAGAGCGCTTTTCTACCGCAGCAGCCTGGCGCTACGGATTGGTGCATGAAGAAGTGGCGACCTCTGCATTAGCGAGCGAGCAAGTCAGCACCTGGATCGACCATTTGCTGTTGAACGGTCCGCATGCGGTTGCTTCGGCAAAGCGGCTGATCGCCACGGTAGCCTATCGGCCAATTGATGATTCACTACTCTCGGATAGCGCCCATCGTATTGCGCACATGCGTACACGCGAAGAGGCTCGGGAAGGAATTGCAGCGTTAGGTGAAAACAGGGCACCCAACTGGGTGCCCAATGTGGACTAG
- a CDS encoding dienelactone hydrolase family protein, which translates to MRLWFFPAVLAFFCSLLLTSAPARANRVEIPGVGGVTLIAEYTAPPAGGTNAPGMLLLHDCGGLWAKPGVMAARPARMASLLQELGYGVLMVDSFGSRGVREVCTTPGHDRQINVQRRAEDAQRAINWLKARKEIDSSRIAVLGWSQGATTVLSLMNADNPGVRAAVAFYPSCAPFLKGNQRYQPAAPTLMLAGEADDWTPVEPCRELVARSGMDTFRLVSYPEVFHDFDDPGVDVHVRRDIPNEAHPGQGVTVGFNQAATDDAYRRVFKWCSRWLDPFHTYPYEQRTSRAPTPTPVKH; encoded by the coding sequence ATGAGGTTGTGGTTTTTCCCTGCCGTTCTGGCTTTTTTCTGTTCTTTGCTGCTGACCAGCGCGCCAGCAAGGGCTAATCGCGTTGAAATCCCCGGCGTGGGTGGCGTGACGTTGATTGCCGAATACACCGCCCCGCCAGCCGGAGGCACCAACGCCCCTGGCATGTTATTGCTGCACGACTGCGGCGGTTTGTGGGCCAAGCCCGGAGTCATGGCTGCGCGCCCGGCGCGTATGGCCAGCTTGCTGCAAGAACTCGGTTATGGCGTGTTGATGGTCGACAGCTTTGGCTCCCGCGGTGTGCGTGAGGTCTGTACGACTCCGGGCCATGATCGACAAATCAACGTACAGCGCCGTGCCGAAGATGCGCAGCGCGCCATCAACTGGCTGAAGGCCCGCAAGGAAATCGACAGTAGCCGTATTGCCGTATTGGGCTGGTCGCAAGGAGCGACCACCGTTTTGTCGTTGATGAATGCGGACAATCCTGGCGTGCGCGCGGCGGTGGCGTTTTACCCTTCCTGTGCACCCTTTCTGAAAGGCAACCAGCGTTATCAGCCGGCCGCGCCAACCTTGATGCTGGCGGGCGAAGCGGATGACTGGACGCCCGTTGAACCGTGTCGTGAGCTGGTAGCGCGCTCGGGCATGGATACTTTCCGCCTGGTTAGCTATCCCGAGGTATTTCACGATTTTGACGATCCGGGTGTCGACGTTCATGTGCGCCGGGATATCCCGAACGAAGCGCATCCAGGGCAGGGCGTGACGGTTGGTTTTAACCAGGCCGCAACCGACGATGCTTATCGTCGGGTGTTCAAATGGTGCTCGCGCTGGCTTGATCCGTTTCACACTTATCCCTATGAACAGCGTACTTCGCGCGCGCCGACCCCCACTCCGGTCAAACACTAG
- a CDS encoding D-hexose-6-phosphate mutarotase, with translation MSVSQAEQQILNSVPGLSIVSSVGRYGGAGLDLLTVENPAGHAVIALQGAHVVSFVPAAAKDVLWISPNAVFAPGEAIRGGIPLCLPWFGAKPQEPDAPKHGFARNEVWTLIEASVEADTTRVVLELRDNAASHALWDHAFVYRLAVTVGKTLHLDLQIQHLGTTPQLHSVALHTYFDVGDVTQAVITGLDGTTYIDTTQDSKPRFAQTGAVQLSGPTDRVYLNVPQYQDIKTPDRTLKIDSQDTHCAVVWNAWHNADKIADIGPGNYVGYLCVERADAWEYSPTLQPGETYRASMTLSVA, from the coding sequence ATGAGTGTTAGCCAAGCCGAACAGCAAATCCTGAATTCTGTGCCAGGTCTCTCCATCGTTTCTTCCGTCGGCCGTTACGGCGGTGCCGGGCTGGATTTGCTGACCGTCGAGAACCCGGCTGGTCACGCGGTCATCGCCCTGCAAGGCGCGCACGTTGTTTCTTTTGTTCCGGCAGCAGCTAAGGATGTGTTGTGGATCTCGCCGAATGCCGTATTTGCGCCGGGCGAAGCCATTCGCGGCGGTATTCCGCTGTGCCTGCCCTGGTTTGGCGCCAAGCCACAAGAGCCGGATGCGCCCAAGCACGGTTTTGCCCGCAATGAAGTCTGGACCCTCATTGAAGCTTCGGTTGAAGCGGACACCACCCGCGTGGTGCTGGAATTGCGCGACAATGCCGCATCACACGCTTTGTGGGATCACGCTTTTGTTTATCGTCTGGCAGTAACCGTCGGCAAAACCCTGCATCTGGATTTGCAGATTCAGCATTTGGGCACCACACCACAGTTGCACTCCGTGGCGCTGCATACCTACTTCGACGTGGGTGATGTAACCCAGGCGGTGATTACCGGTCTGGATGGCACCACCTATATCGATACCACACAGGACAGCAAGCCGCGCTTCGCGCAAACCGGTGCGGTACAACTGTCGGGGCCGACTGATCGTGTTTACCTGAATGTCCCGCAATACCAGGACATCAAGACGCCTGACCGTACCTTGAAAATCGATAGCCAGGACACGCATTGCGCTGTGGTCTGGAATGCGTGGCACAACGCGGACAAGATTGCCGATATCGGTCCGGGTAACTATGTCGGCTACCTGTGTGTCGAGCGTGCGGATGCCTGGGAATATTCTCCAACTTTGCAACCGGGCGAAACTTATCGCGCCAGCATGACGCTTTCGGTCGCGTAA
- the ubiD gene encoding 4-hydroxy-3-polyprenylbenzoate decarboxylase — protein sequence MQYRDLRDFMAQLEKQGELKRVTVPVSPILEMTEICDRALRAAGPAILFENVPGSQMPVLGNLFGTPRRVALGMGANDVGALREIGKTLAYLKEPEPPKGLRDAWDKLPLLKQVLNMVPKEVRKAPCQQNVIEGPDVDLARIPVQHCWPGDVAPLITWGLVVTRGPQKKRQNLGIYRQQVIGRNKVIMRWLAHRGGALDFREFAKANPGKPFPIAVVLGCDPATILGAVTPVPDTLSEYQFAGLLRGSKTEVTQCIGSDLQVPATAEIVLEGHIYPDAGHASGYEHALEGPYGDHTGYYNEQDWFPVFTIDRITQRDNPIYHSTYTGKPPDEPAVLGVALNEVFVPILQKQFPEIVDFYLPPEGCSYRMAIVSIRKQYPGHAKRILFGVWSFLRQFMYTKFIVVVDEDVDTRDWKEVIWAITTRMDPVRDVTLVENTPIDYLDFASPVSGLGGKMGLDATNKWPGETSREWGRPIEKDPAVVARVDALWQELGL from the coding sequence ATGCAATACCGTGACCTGCGCGATTTCATGGCGCAACTTGAAAAACAGGGCGAACTCAAGCGCGTTACCGTACCGGTATCACCGATTCTGGAAATGACCGAAATCTGTGATCGCGCATTGCGCGCGGCTGGTCCGGCCATTTTGTTTGAGAACGTGCCAGGTTCGCAGATGCCGGTATTGGGCAATCTGTTCGGTACACCGCGCCGCGTGGCGCTGGGCATGGGTGCAAACGACGTAGGCGCGTTGCGTGAGATCGGCAAGACCTTGGCCTACCTGAAAGAGCCGGAGCCGCCCAAGGGCCTGCGCGATGCCTGGGACAAGCTGCCACTTCTTAAACAAGTTTTGAACATGGTGCCCAAAGAAGTGCGTAAGGCACCATGCCAGCAAAACGTGATTGAAGGTCCGGATGTCGATCTGGCGCGCATTCCGGTACAGCATTGCTGGCCAGGAGATGTTGCTCCGTTGATTACCTGGGGTCTGGTGGTCACCCGAGGCCCGCAGAAAAAACGCCAGAATCTGGGGATTTATCGTCAGCAAGTCATTGGCCGCAACAAGGTCATCATGCGCTGGCTGGCCCATCGCGGCGGTGCGCTGGATTTTCGCGAATTCGCCAAGGCCAACCCGGGCAAGCCATTCCCAATCGCCGTGGTCTTGGGCTGCGACCCGGCCACTATTCTCGGGGCAGTCACGCCAGTACCCGATACGCTCAGCGAATACCAGTTTGCCGGTCTGCTGCGTGGCTCCAAAACCGAAGTGACGCAGTGCATCGGCAGCGATTTGCAGGTGCCTGCCACCGCCGAGATCGTACTGGAAGGGCATATCTATCCGGATGCTGGCCATGCTTCGGGCTACGAACATGCACTGGAAGGGCCATACGGCGACCACACCGGCTATTACAACGAGCAAGACTGGTTTCCGGTATTCACCATCGACCGCATCACCCAGCGTGATAACCCGATTTACCACAGTACGTACACTGGCAAACCGCCAGACGAACCGGCGGTGCTTGGGGTCGCGCTGAACGAAGTTTTTGTGCCTATTCTGCAAAAGCAGTTTCCGGAAATCGTCGACTTTTACCTGCCGCCAGAAGGTTGCAGCTACCGTATGGCGATTGTGTCGATACGCAAGCAATATCCGGGGCATGCCAAGCGTATTCTGTTTGGCGTCTGGTCGTTTTTGCGGCAGTTCATGTACACCAAGTTCATCGTCGTGGTGGATGAAGATGTTGATACGCGCGACTGGAAAGAAGTCATCTGGGCCATTACCACGCGCATGGACCCGGTGCGCGACGTCACGCTGGTCGAGAATACGCCCATTGATTATCTCGACTTTGCCTCGCCGGTCAGCGGTTTGGGCGGCAAGATGGGGCTGGATGCCACCAACAAGTGGCCAGGCGAAACCAGCCGCGAATGGGGTCGGCCCATCGAGAAAGACCCGGCCGTGGTGGCGCGGGTGGACGCTTTGTGGCAAGAACTCGGTTTGTAA
- a CDS encoding DnaJ family domain-containing protein — MWFLTELAERRIAQALDNGELDNLPGAGQPLPGEDFDPMVPEHQRMAWRVLKNSGYLPPELEMHKEAVDLALRLATADTEIDTDQLMRLEQLNVLLAQTGHRGLCVPDEYLAKISERLARRHP; from the coding sequence ATGTGGTTTCTGACTGAATTGGCGGAGCGCAGAATTGCCCAGGCGCTCGACAATGGCGAGCTGGATAATCTGCCCGGCGCAGGCCAGCCATTGCCGGGGGAAGATTTCGACCCCATGGTGCCTGAGCATCAACGTATGGCCTGGCGGGTATTGAAGAACAGCGGTTACCTGCCGCCCGAACTGGAAATGCACAAAGAAGCGGTTGATCTTGCATTGCGGCTGGCCACCGCCGATACAGAGATAGATACAGATCAACTGATGCGGCTCGAACAATTGAATGTACTGTTGGCGCAAACCGGCCATCGTGGCCTGTGTGTGCCGGATGAATACCTGGCAAAAATCAGCGAACGCCTGGCGCGGCGTCATCCTTGA
- a CDS encoding CheR family methyltransferase: MLNNTPREFAFTEQDFEKVRVMIYNYAGIALTPAKHDMVYGRLARRLRALGLRTFNEYLQVLDRGDSKEFELFANSLTTNLTSFFRESHHFPMLADHLKAQRSSGVLNLWCSASSTGEEAYSMAITACEAFDSLRPPVHIIATDLDTGVLETAKQGIYGADEVEKLEGQRAKRYFEKQSDGRYRVRQELRDMIVYRKVNLMEPNWPIRGPLDAIFCRNVMIYFDKPTQLKVLQRFAPLLKPDGLLFVGHSENLYHAADIFKLRNKTVYERVISGAAAPGPATMARPGSSGFSR; the protein is encoded by the coding sequence ATGCTCAATAACACGCCACGTGAATTTGCTTTTACCGAACAGGACTTCGAAAAAGTCCGGGTGATGATTTACAACTATGCGGGTATTGCGCTGACACCAGCCAAGCACGACATGGTGTACGGCCGACTGGCGCGGCGGTTGCGTGCATTGGGCTTGCGCACATTCAATGAGTATTTGCAGGTGCTCGATCGTGGCGACAGCAAAGAATTCGAGCTGTTTGCCAATTCGCTGACCACCAATCTGACCTCGTTTTTCCGCGAATCGCATCACTTTCCGATGCTGGCGGATCATCTCAAGGCGCAACGCAGCAGCGGCGTACTGAATCTGTGGTGTTCGGCCTCCAGTACGGGTGAAGAAGCTTATTCGATGGCAATTACCGCGTGCGAAGCTTTCGATTCGCTGCGCCCGCCGGTGCATATCATCGCCACCGATCTGGATACTGGCGTGCTGGAAACGGCAAAGCAGGGTATTTACGGCGCTGATGAAGTTGAAAAGCTGGAAGGGCAGCGCGCCAAACGCTATTTCGAGAAGCAAAGCGATGGCCGCTATCGGGTGCGCCAGGAACTGCGCGACATGATCGTGTACCGCAAGGTCAATCTGATGGAGCCCAACTGGCCCATTCGCGGCCCGCTGGATGCCATTTTTTGCCGTAACGTCATGATCTATTTCGATAAACCTACGCAGCTAAAGGTGCTGCAGCGCTTTGCGCCACTGCTCAAGCCCGACGGTTTGTTGTTTGTGGGGCACTCAGAGAATCTCTATCACGCTGCCGATATCTTCAAGTTGCGCAACAAAACCGTATACGAGCGTGTGATCAGCGGCGCCGCCGCACCGGGCCCGGCGACCATGGCTCGTCCTGGTAGCAGCGGTTTTTCACGTTAA
- a CDS encoding DJ-1 family glyoxalase III, which produces MKTAHVYVAPGFEEVELVTIVDILRRADIKVLMVALDDVQAVTGAHGITVQADIPFAGAHGLFADAIILPGGGPGTQALLKKTELIPRLQAHLAAERKVAAICAAPMVLARAGILAGRQATCFPGCESVLIEGKAQVWGHNVVNDGPITTSRGAGTASLFALDLVRQLAGEDQARKVGRAMLFL; this is translated from the coding sequence ATGAAGACTGCACACGTTTACGTGGCGCCGGGGTTTGAGGAAGTAGAACTGGTGACGATAGTCGACATTCTGCGCCGCGCGGATATCAAAGTGCTGATGGTGGCACTGGACGACGTCCAGGCAGTAACGGGCGCCCACGGCATCACAGTGCAAGCGGATATCCCATTTGCCGGTGCGCACGGCTTGTTTGCCGATGCCATCATCTTGCCTGGTGGCGGCCCGGGCACGCAGGCCTTGCTCAAAAAGACCGAATTGATTCCACGCCTGCAAGCTCATCTGGCGGCAGAACGCAAGGTGGCGGCGATCTGTGCCGCGCCCATGGTGCTGGCCAGGGCGGGTATTCTTGCCGGGCGCCAGGCCACGTGCTTTCCGGGTTGTGAATCCGTGTTGATTGAGGGCAAAGCCCAAGTGTGGGGACACAATGTGGTGAACGATGGGCCGATCACCACCTCGCGTGGCGCAGGCACCGCCAGCCTGTTTGCGCTGGATCTGGTGCGCCAGTTGGCCGGAGAAGATCAGGCGCGCAAGGTGGGGCGCGCCATGTTGTTCTTGTAG
- the mdtD gene encoding multidrug transporter subunit MdtD: MTPALDPRTAKLLPWIVAIAFFMQMLDGTILNTALPSMASSLNESPLRMQSVVIAYLLTVALLIPASGWIADHFGTRRVFFSAILLFSIGSFLCAESSTLGMLVASRVVQGIGGALMVPVGRLVILRAYPRSELVDVLSFVTLPGMVGPLVGPTLGGWLVEYASWHWIFLINIPVGIIGCIATWKYLPDMRSPDQSRFDILGFCLFGAAMVLISISLEGLGELHLAHARVMLLLLGGLACLAAYWLHAARQEHPIFSLTLFHTHTYAVGILGNVFARLGSGAMPFLMPLLLQIGLGFSPSTAGMTMIPTAIFAMFAKALARRLIERFGYRKLLTVNTLLLGALIASFATVGADTPYPFLLAQLAVFGAVNSLQFTAMNTVTLIDLSEADTSSGNSLLSVVMQLSVSLGVAAAAALLQGFVSEYNRPDPFQVLSSFHYTFLCVGVMSILAAAIFLQLSPNAGSVGIVKEHATGEM, translated from the coding sequence ATGACGCCTGCTCTTGACCCGCGTACTGCGAAACTATTGCCCTGGATTGTCGCCATTGCGTTTTTCATGCAGATGCTGGATGGCACGATTCTCAATACCGCCCTGCCTTCCATGGCGTCCAGCTTGAACGAAAGCCCGTTGCGCATGCAGTCAGTGGTCATTGCCTACCTGTTGACGGTGGCTTTGCTGATTCCGGCATCGGGCTGGATAGCCGATCACTTTGGTACCCGTCGCGTTTTCTTTAGCGCCATTTTGCTGTTCAGCATAGGTTCATTTTTGTGCGCTGAATCGTCCACCCTGGGCATGCTGGTCGCATCGCGCGTGGTGCAAGGAATAGGCGGTGCGCTGATGGTGCCGGTTGGGCGGCTGGTGATATTGCGGGCCTATCCGCGTTCCGAACTGGTCGATGTTTTGAGCTTTGTTACGCTGCCCGGCATGGTCGGCCCGCTGGTAGGGCCAACCTTGGGCGGCTGGTTGGTGGAATACGCCTCGTGGCACTGGATTTTTCTTATCAACATTCCGGTCGGGATCATTGGTTGTATAGCCACCTGGAAATACCTGCCGGACATGCGCAGCCCGGATCAAAGTCGTTTTGATATCCTGGGGTTTTGCCTGTTTGGCGCCGCCATGGTTTTGATCTCCATCTCACTGGAAGGTCTGGGTGAGCTGCATCTGGCCCACGCGCGGGTGATGTTGTTATTGCTGGGCGGGCTAGCGTGCCTGGCCGCTTACTGGCTGCATGCGGCGCGCCAGGAACATCCCATTTTCAGCCTGACGCTGTTCCACACACATACCTATGCAGTGGGGATTCTGGGCAACGTGTTTGCCCGGCTGGGGAGTGGGGCCATGCCTTTTCTGATGCCATTGCTATTGCAGATTGGCCTGGGCTTCTCGCCATCCACAGCGGGGATGACCATGATCCCCACCGCTATCTTTGCCATGTTCGCCAAAGCGCTGGCGCGGCGGTTGATCGAGCGTTTTGGCTATCGCAAGCTGCTCACCGTCAATACCTTGCTGCTGGGCGCACTGATTGCCAGCTTCGCCACCGTCGGGGCAGACACGCCCTACCCGTTTTTACTGGCCCAACTGGCGGTCTTCGGGGCTGTCAACTCGTTGCAGTTCACCGCCATGAATACGGTGACGCTGATTGATCTGAGCGAGGCGGATACCAGCAGTGGCAATAGTTTGCTGTCGGTGGTCATGCAATTATCAGTCAGCTTGGGGGTCGCTGCTGCGGCCGCTTTACTGCAGGGTTTCGTATCCGAATACAACCGCCCGGATCCGTTCCAGGTTCTGAGTTCGTTTCACTATACTTTTTTATGCGTCGGGGTGATGTCGATACTGGCAGCTGCCATTTTTCTGCAACTGTCACCCAATGCAGGCAGCGTCGGTATCGTCAAAGAACATGCTACGGGCGAGATGTAG
- a CDS encoding D-2-hydroxyacid dehydrogenase, which translates to MPRSILQPEIVFLDRETLPVAVRAVTLPHRWVEYPQTGRDEVVVRLANATIAITNKVPLTAATLAALPTLKLIAVAATGYNQIDLAAARAHGITVCNIRDYAIAGVAEHALMLMLTLKRQLLAYRQQVAAGDWQRSPSFCVFGATMHDLHGATLVLLGSGALAQATARLAAAFGMRVLYAERKGAAEVREGYVAFEAALAQADVLSLHCPLTAETHNVIGERELALMKTDSVLINTARGGLVDEVALLAALQSGQLGGAALDVLVQEPPRDGNPLLDINLPNLIITPHVAWASVETMQVLAGQLIDNIEGFLLGQPRNVVC; encoded by the coding sequence TTGCCGAGGTCTATTTTGCAGCCTGAAATCGTTTTTCTGGATCGTGAAACCTTGCCGGTAGCGGTGCGCGCAGTGACGTTGCCTCATCGCTGGGTGGAGTACCCGCAAACCGGCCGGGATGAGGTCGTTGTTCGTTTGGCCAATGCTACGATAGCCATTACCAACAAAGTGCCACTGACCGCAGCTACCTTGGCCGCGTTGCCCACGCTCAAGCTGATTGCGGTTGCCGCTACCGGTTACAACCAGATTGATCTGGCCGCCGCTCGGGCGCATGGCATCACCGTCTGCAATATCCGCGATTACGCAATTGCCGGTGTGGCTGAACACGCCTTGATGCTGATGCTGACGCTCAAGCGCCAGTTGCTGGCTTACCGGCAGCAGGTAGCTGCTGGAGACTGGCAACGCTCCCCCTCATTCTGCGTTTTTGGCGCGACCATGCATGATCTGCATGGCGCTACGCTGGTCCTGCTGGGCTCAGGTGCGCTCGCCCAGGCCACGGCCAGGCTAGCCGCGGCATTTGGCATGCGCGTGCTCTACGCCGAGCGCAAAGGCGCGGCTGAGGTGCGTGAGGGTTACGTGGCGTTCGAAGCCGCGCTGGCGCAAGCCGATGTGCTGAGTCTGCATTGCCCACTCACCGCCGAAACCCACAATGTGATCGGTGAACGTGAACTGGCGTTGATGAAAACGGATAGCGTGCTCATCAACACAGCCCGTGGCGGTCTGGTGGATGAAGTGGCGTTGCTGGCCGCGTTGCAATCCGGCCAGTTGGGTGGCGCCGCGCTGGACGTATTGGTTCAGGAGCCGCCGCGCGATGGCAATCCCTTGCTGGACATAAATCTGCCCAACCTGATCATCACCCCGCATGTGGCCTGGGCTAGCGTTGAAACCATGCAGGTGCTGGCCGGGCAGTTGATCGACAATATTGAGGGATTCTTGCTAGGCCAGCCGCGCAACGTGGTGTGCTAA
- a CDS encoding GNAT family N-acetyltransferase — MPTLLIRPACVTDAQDIARIHILAWQTAYRGLVPDAYLASMDLQQRCDSWEKLLAASQHPVGVAQSGSSLAGWADFGASRDVSAAPSAGEIYGIYLAPERWRRGIGSQLFAAAIHALAQADFSSASLWVLQDNPVARRFYERMGMSCEDLPCPVTLGGRELQKVRYHMQIAG, encoded by the coding sequence ATGCCTACCCTGCTCATTCGACCCGCCTGCGTTACCGACGCCCAAGACATCGCCCGCATCCATATTCTGGCCTGGCAAACGGCCTATCGTGGGCTGGTGCCCGATGCCTATCTGGCCAGCATGGATCTACAGCAACGTTGCGACAGTTGGGAAAAACTACTTGCCGCCAGCCAGCATCCGGTCGGGGTAGCGCAATCCGGTTCCAGCCTGGCAGGCTGGGCTGATTTTGGCGCCAGTCGTGATGTCAGTGCCGCGCCGAGTGCTGGAGAAATTTACGGCATTTATCTGGCTCCCGAGCGCTGGCGCCGTGGCATCGGCAGCCAACTCTTTGCGGCCGCCATCCATGCGTTGGCTCAGGCCGACTTCAGCAGCGCCTCGTTGTGGGTATTGCAAGACAACCCTGTCGCGCGACGCTTCTATGAGCGCATGGGTATGTCATGCGAAGACTTGCCCTGCCCAGTCACCCTGGGTGGCCGCGAATTGCAAAAAGTGCGTTATCACATGCAGATTGCCGGTTAA